One segment of Megachile rotundata isolate GNS110a chromosome 4, iyMegRotu1, whole genome shotgun sequence DNA contains the following:
- the LOC100882777 gene encoding uncharacterized protein LOC100882777 encodes MLGLLLLVALGASTLAYNGELVEQECPMDCHCHYFRVNWVTDCSESNLTSIPYDELSPNVYILDMNGNNIARIGPFPQSIKLRRLQMAHNKLTELKHDSFAGLTYLLEADFSSNAITHIDPEAFRDNPGLITLELQNNPLDEVKGHFLNSRTLLYLDLNSCGIRRLNTQFFHNTTNLNKVDLSHNPLGSIEPGPFDHLTNLEYLKLNACNLTHVSPDAFAHLENLRELEMAENDLRTLSWTSILAPLIRLEYLNIRKTGITNLPGDAFAKNLYLRQLVLADNELWHLDVGNTLGHNLHSLQSLDLSNCNLQDRLSEEAFRNSSKLRVLNLSGNPMFAADLTAVLRHLPKLHKLSLSNCSLRRLPNAFHVFEHLEELDISHNPLSDAFVSLLNPLESLEYLDMSYCNLGYVGNYTFSHMTFLKKLILSGNKLHTLEEGLFANLTRLESLELNNCDLKTPIDPKVFGDRTSTDIIELKLSGNPLEVPESGSLLPEQFSNLETLDLSNCGLLHLNENLFTSAKNLTQLNLSGNNISRVENLACLKKLRALQHLDISNNNLSTIIPGVFRWNRHLLSVNLLNNPFVCNCSIADMWGWAVQEKNDLHVLVGSQPANFEAGAAKLRKSLTCNYDEETHRKIVEQARASGDQRRLRKGDLTPTRTWAKYVRESNCGRSS; translated from the exons ATGCTGGGGCTGCTTCTGTTAGTGGCTCTTGGGGCATCAACGCTCGCTTATAATGGCGAGCTGGTGGAGCAAGAATGTCCCATGGACTGTCATTGCCATTATTTTCGCGTCAACTGGGTGACGGACTGTTCCGAAAGCAATTTGACCAGCATCCCGTACGACGAGCTTAGCCCTAATGTCTACATTTTGGATATGAATGGTAACAACATCGCACGGATCGGTCCGTTTCCACAGTCGATCAAGCTCAGGCGTCTCCAGATGGCACACAACAAATTGACCGAACTGAAACACGATTCGTTTGCCGGGTTAACTTATCTGTTGGAGGCCGACTTTTCGTCAAACGCGATCACTCATATCGATCCGGAGGCATTCAG GGATAATCCAGGTTTGATTACGTTGGAACTTCAGAACAACCCCTTGGACGAGGTGAAGGGTCACTTCTTAAATAGTCGCACCCTGCTCTACCTTGATCTGAATTCCTGCGGTATCCGCCGCCTCAATACGCAATTTTTCCACAACACGACGAACCTGAACAAGGTTGACTTATCCCACAATCCACTTGGAAGCATAGAACCAGGCCCGTTCGATCATCTTACCAATTTGGAGTACCTGAAGCTGAACGCTTGTAACCTGACTCACGTGTCTCCGGATGCGTTCGCTCATTTGGAAAATCTGCGCGAGCTCGAGATGGCAGAGAACGATTTGCGAACGTTAAGCTGGACAAGTATTCTTGCTCCGTTGATCCGATTGGAGTATCTGAACATCAGAAAGACCGGCATCACGAATTTGCCAGGAGATGCATTCGCCAAAAACCTGTACCTGCGACAGTTGGTCTTGGCGGATAACGAGTTATGGCACTTGGATGTCGGCAACACTCTCGGCCACAATCTGCACAGTCTTCAATCGTTGGATCTGTCGAACTGTAATTTACAAGATCGTCTGTCGGAAGAGGCGTTCAGAAATTCGAGCAAATTGCGGGTACTGAACCTGAGCGGCAATCCTATGTTCGCTGCTGACCTAACTGCCGTATTACGCCACCTGCCGAAACTACATAAGCTGTCGTTGAGCAACTGCAGCCTGCGACGCCTGCCAAACGCCTTCCACGTCTTTGAGCACCTGGAGGAACTCGACATCTCTCACAATCCCCTATCAGACGCGTTCGTCAGCCTTTTGAATCCATTGGAGTCATTGGAATACTTAGACATGTCTTACTGCAATCTTGGTTACGTAGGAAATTATACGTTCTCCCACATGACCTTCCTGAAGAAGCTGATCCTGTCAGGAAACAAATTGCACACGTTAGAAGAAGGATTGTTTGCTAATCTGACGAGACTGGAGAGTCTGGAATTGAACAACTGTGATCTGAAAACGCCCATCGATCCGAAGGTGTTCGGTGATCGTACCAGTACTGATATAATTGAGCTGAAGCTCAGCGGAAATCCGTTGGAGGTTCCGGAGAGTGGTTCTCTTCTTCCTGAGCAATTCTCCAACCTCGAAACCCTCGATCTTAGCAACTGTGGTCTGTTGCATCTGAACGAGAACCTGTTCACGTCGGCGAAGAACCTTACTCAGCTGAACCTGTCTGGAAACAACATATCCCGCGTTGAAAATTTGGCTTGTCTGAAAAAGTTGCGTGCGCTACAGCATCTAGACATTAGCAACAACAATCTGAGCACTATTATTCCGGGAGTCTTCCGGTGGAATCGGCATCTCTTGTCTGTGAATCTTCTGAACAATCCATTCGTGTGCAACTGCTCGATCGCCGACATGTGGGGCTGGGCTGTACAGGAAAAGAACGACCTTCATGTCTTGGTAGGCAGTCAACCAGCCAACTTCGAAGCTGGAGCTGCGAAGCTGAGGAAGAGCTTGACCTGCAACTACGACGAGGAGACCCATCGCAAGATCGTGGAACAAGCACGCGCGAGCGGCGATCAACGTAGACTTAGGAAGGGAGACCTTACTCCTACTCGTACCTGGGCGAAATACGTCCGCGAGTCAAATTGCGGTCGTAGTTCATGA
- the LOC100882886 gene encoding uncharacterized protein LOC100882886 isoform X1, with the protein MDETPSKTTETVYNIADTNLPAVMASLEMLTVTNNLATPGDEEVLKKTMTVTDSNENLNRRCTLRPRKRTSIGAEFNENGNKQQVKEIDVKEYYLNKNLKRKLNSLETIFEEKDDTSESTIYMGVKRYRRMIQFQQKPSDSKIKKRKAKIKKLFGSKSNFKRKRASMQMLLNKLNDIRAESPAKVNNEIK; encoded by the exons atgGACGAAACTCCGTCTAAAACGAC AGAAACGGTGTACAACATAGCTGATACTAATCTACCTGCAGTAATGGCTAGTCTAGAAATGCTCACGGTAACAAATAATTTAGCAACTCCAGGAGATGAAGAAGTACTTAAAAAAACAATGACAGTGACAGACTCCAATGAAAATCTTAACAGAag ATGTACTTTGAGACCTAGAAAGAGGACAAGCATAGGGGCAGAATTTAATGAAAATGGAAATAAGCAACAAGTAAAGGAAATTGATGTCAAAGAATattacttaaataaaaatttgaaaagaaaattaaacagTTTAGAAACAATTTTTGAAGAAAAAGATGATACGAGTGAAAGTACAATATATATGGGAGTCAAGAGATATAGACGCATGatacaatttcaacaaaaaCCATCAGATTCCAAAATAAAGAAGAgaaaagcaaaaataaaaaaattgtttgggTCAAAGAGCAATTTTAAACGAAAACGTGCATCTATGCAAATGTTACTGAATAAGCTAAATGATATTAGAGCAGAATCTCCCGCAAAAGTTAATAATGAGATAAAATGA
- the LOC100882886 gene encoding uncharacterized protein LOC100882886 isoform X2, producing MQEIIVFIVETVYNIADTNLPAVMASLEMLTVTNNLATPGDEEVLKKTMTVTDSNENLNRRCTLRPRKRTSIGAEFNENGNKQQVKEIDVKEYYLNKNLKRKLNSLETIFEEKDDTSESTIYMGVKRYRRMIQFQQKPSDSKIKKRKAKIKKLFGSKSNFKRKRASMQMLLNKLNDIRAESPAKVNNEIK from the exons atGCAAGAAATCATCGTTTTTATTGT AGAAACGGTGTACAACATAGCTGATACTAATCTACCTGCAGTAATGGCTAGTCTAGAAATGCTCACGGTAACAAATAATTTAGCAACTCCAGGAGATGAAGAAGTACTTAAAAAAACAATGACAGTGACAGACTCCAATGAAAATCTTAACAGAag ATGTACTTTGAGACCTAGAAAGAGGACAAGCATAGGGGCAGAATTTAATGAAAATGGAAATAAGCAACAAGTAAAGGAAATTGATGTCAAAGAATattacttaaataaaaatttgaaaagaaaattaaacagTTTAGAAACAATTTTTGAAGAAAAAGATGATACGAGTGAAAGTACAATATATATGGGAGTCAAGAGATATAGACGCATGatacaatttcaacaaaaaCCATCAGATTCCAAAATAAAGAAGAgaaaagcaaaaataaaaaaattgtttgggTCAAAGAGCAATTTTAAACGAAAACGTGCATCTATGCAAATGTTACTGAATAAGCTAAATGATATTAGAGCAGAATCTCCCGCAAAAGTTAATAATGAGATAAAATGA
- the LOC100876947 gene encoding neuferricin, giving the protein MINNSNIIMFSKYVWLLPLFASVYLLYSNDYLNDVRLNFMEKWLNAIKNDYFDFNEESDSVLNDDQKMFTSNELKKYTNLKDGLYISILGQVFDVTKGAKHYGPSSTYHAFTGRDASLAFITGEFNDNGLTDDISSLSMQQVKALNDWVQFYNENYVYKGKLIGRYYNENGTPTEESYKVKKILERMKEEQFQEEHKKRMFPPCNIEWNPDSGTVVWCSKRSGGIERDWIGVPRMLYDSPSSHQYRCACVKLDSKEYEENKGMIREYIQCPNTATKCAVKTNNL; this is encoded by the exons ATGAttaataacagcaacataatcaTGTTTTCAAAGTATGTTTGGTTATTACCGTTATTTGCAtctgtatatttattatattcgaATGATTATCTGAACGATGTCAGActtaattttatggaaaaatggTTAAACgctattaaaaacgattatttTGATTTCAATGAAGAATCAGATTCAGTGTTAAATGATGACCAGAAAATGTTTACATCAAATGAActtaagaaatatacaaatttgaaagatggtttgtatatttcaatattgGGTCAAGTTTTTGATGTCACAAAAGGAGCAAAGCATTATGGACCCAGTTCGACTTATCATGCTTTCACTG gCCGGGATGCATCATTAGCCTTTATTACGGGGGAGTTTAATGATAATGGCTTGACAGATGACATTTCTTCATTATCAATGCAACAAGTAAAAGCGTTGAATGATTGGGTACAATTTTATAATGAGAACTATGTTTATAAAG GGAAATTAATTGGTAGATACTATAATGAAAATGGTACACCAACTGAAGAATCTTATAAAGTAAAGAAGATATTAGAACGTATGAAGGAGGAACAATTTCAAGAAGAACATAAAAAAAGGATGTTCCCACCTTGTAATATAGAATGGAATCCAGACTCTGGAACTGTAGTATGGTGTTCTAAAAGAAG CGGGGGAATAGAAAGAGATTGGATTGGTGTACCAAGAATGTTATATGATTCTCCAAGCTCTCATCAGTATAGATGTGCATGTGTCAAACTTGAcagtaaagaatatgaagaaaATAAGGGCATGATTAGAGAATACATTCAATGTCCAAATACTGCAACAAAATGTGCTGTgaaaacaaataatttataa
- the LOC100883107 gene encoding gametogenetin-binding protein 2-like isoform X2, protein MFYHVFYKISLGNKNKQNRHTDKENSIAMAKLVNVWRDDDPVDLTRRQMPLIVDENLTMIMDINGLGAICDSPLVRGKHLDEFTRKLDMLTKEEIKASFEVTCKDMLAILGQAVPCVGCRRSVERLFYDLMKSGHPALDPLVITPEGLLSIKDDVLESPQLLCTMLQGHSTRLNSLVERQPRNKKSRRCVLHSLEIQRMKPLPSAWKEVWDCMELPCRQELALIETDTLEATLDTYLRKHRFCGECRTKVLLASSLLTTEPEPAKEKGYVAALYSGIKRCIRDRHVHLPTNTDYISTLIGRAQPELMGRERHAKTLEIAQEEVLTCLGICVAERLHRVHRRLREEETVCKVLAAVAVDALSRNFQMAVEVKQGISQLELLYEELTREEIAKQQRREKLRLKRKKKKERRYETEEKENACDCSSKRQSGNSDTPCVCADLKPTTQNIDRHKLQVLDPKNKRSPTCKCPDCVKKSKSSISQSQNQTQLAFPKKSSNMQKSTVKKGSSESKAKIVSNQTKKNNTPVKNLSEEEFFESCESCKDFSEKIDHWHSLEDCKDPMAKEIVDAWIGKPSKRYNMWIEMKKRFELSISDRKSRSSSERSSQDCGYSSEHNISSSSLPSTPEGSEVACSEGCCNHERDCHDIRPSDKLVHSNSSISLLKERGGGLTLTQMLEDSYLSDDEEKESYIPAEEVLEFKSRMCQVLEKRQELRQTLRKRFAILCSHHKPFIIPN, encoded by the exons ATGTTTTATcatgttttttataaaatttctttaggAAACAAAAATAAACAGAACCGTCATACAGACAAAG AGAATTCGATAGCGATGGCGAAGCTAGTAAACGTTTGGCGGGACGATGACCCGGTCGATTTGACGCGAAGACAAATGCCGTTGATTGTCGATGAAAATCTTACG ATGATTATGGATATAAATGGTTTGGGAGCAATCTGTGATAGTCCATTAGTCCGTGGCAAACACCTTGATGAATTTACTAGAAAACTTGATATGCTCACAAAAGAGGAGATTAAAGCTTCCTTTGAAGTTACTTGCAAGGATATGCTTGCTATTTTGGGTCAAGCTGTACCATGCGTTGGATGTAGGAGGAG TGTTGAAAGATTGTTCTATGACCTCATGAAATCAGGACATCCAGCATTAGACCCTTTGGTAATTACACCTGAAGGTTTATTATCGATAAAAGACGATGTTTTAGAATCACCGCAATTACTTTGTACCATGTTACAAGGACACAG TACTAGGTTAAATAGTTTAGTTGAAAGACAACCCAGAAATAAAAAGTCACGAAGATGTGTATTGCACTCGTTAGAAATTCAGCGCATGAAACCTCTTCCCAGTGCATGGAAAGAAGTATGGGATTGTATGGAACTTCCATGTCGTCAAGAACTTGCTTTAATAGAAACTGATACTCTTGAAGCCACTCTAGATACATATTTGCGTAAACATCG ATTCTGTGGCGAATGTCGAACAAAGGTATTATTGGCGTCTTCTCTACTAACGACAGAACCTGAACCAGCAAAAGAAAAAGGCTATGTTGCTGCTTTATACTCTGGTATTAAACGTTGTATACGCGATAGACATGTACATTTACCTACGAACACGGATTATATTAGTACCCTTATCGGACGTGCTCAACCTGAACTCATGGGAAG ggAACGACATGCAAAGACACTGGAAATTGCTCAGGAAGAGGTACTTACGTGTTTAGGAATATGTGTTGCCGAACGTTTGCATAGAGTCCATAGGCGGTTAAGAGAAGAAGAAACAGTTTGCAAAGTATTAGCTGCTGTTGCAGTGGATGCACTGTCTAGGAATTTTCAA ATGGCTGTAGAAGTTAAACAAGGTATTTCTCAACTAGAACTCCTTTATGAAGAGTTAACACGAGAAGAAATAGCAAAACAACAGCGACGAGAAAAATTACGTTTGAAAcgcaagaagaagaaagaacgtCGATATGAGactgaagaaaaagaaaatgcaTGTGAT TGTTCAAGCAAAAGGCAAAGTGGTAACAGTGATACACCTTGTGTTTGTGCAGATTTAAAACCCACGACACAAAATATAGATCGACATAAG CTACAAGTATTAGATCCAAAAAACAAGAGATCACCAACTTGTAAATGTCCGGATTGTGTAAAGAAATCAAAATCTAgtatatcacaatcacaaaatcaaactcAGTTAGCATTCCCCAAAAAATCATCAAATATGCAAAAAAGTACAGTTAAGAAAGGTTCTTCCGAATCAAAGGCAAAAATTGTTTCAAATCaaacaaaaaagaataataCCCCTGTGAAAAATCTTTCTGAAGAAGAATTTTTTGAATCATGTGAATCGTGTAAG GACTTTTCCGAGAAGATTGATCACTGGCATAGTTTAGAAGACTGTAAAGATCCAATGGCTAAGGAGATAGTAGATGCTTGGATAGGAAAACCAAGCAAAAGATACAACATGTGGATAGAGATGAAGAAACGTTTTGAGTTATCAATCTCAGATAGGAAAAGTCGTTCCTCGAGTGAACGGTCGTCTCAAGATTGTGGTTATTCTTCAgaacataatattagtagttCTTCTCTTCCTAGTACTCCAGAAGGATCGGAAGTAGCGTGCAGTGAGGGATGTTGTAATCATGAGAGAGATTGTCATGATATACGGCCATCTGATAAACTTGTTCATTCCAATTCCAGTATCTCTTTACTCAAAGAAAGAGGTGGAGGTTTAACGCTTACACAGATGTTAGAA GACTCCTACTTATCAGACGACGAAGAGAAAGAAAGTTATATTCCAGCTGAAGAAGTTCTGGAATTTAAATCTCGAATGTGCCAAGTTCTTGAAAAACGACAAGAACTTCGTCAGACACTTAGAAAACGTTTTGCTATTTTATGCAGTCACCACAAACCCTTTATCATTCCTAATTAA
- the LOC100883107 gene encoding gametogenetin-binding protein 2-like isoform X1, whose product MIFYVVENSIAMAKLVNVWRDDDPVDLTRRQMPLIVDENLTMIMDINGLGAICDSPLVRGKHLDEFTRKLDMLTKEEIKASFEVTCKDMLAILGQAVPCVGCRRSVERLFYDLMKSGHPALDPLVITPEGLLSIKDDVLESPQLLCTMLQGHSTRLNSLVERQPRNKKSRRCVLHSLEIQRMKPLPSAWKEVWDCMELPCRQELALIETDTLEATLDTYLRKHRFCGECRTKVLLASSLLTTEPEPAKEKGYVAALYSGIKRCIRDRHVHLPTNTDYISTLIGRAQPELMGRERHAKTLEIAQEEVLTCLGICVAERLHRVHRRLREEETVCKVLAAVAVDALSRNFQMAVEVKQGISQLELLYEELTREEIAKQQRREKLRLKRKKKKERRYETEEKENACDCSSKRQSGNSDTPCVCADLKPTTQNIDRHKLQVLDPKNKRSPTCKCPDCVKKSKSSISQSQNQTQLAFPKKSSNMQKSTVKKGSSESKAKIVSNQTKKNNTPVKNLSEEEFFESCESCKDFSEKIDHWHSLEDCKDPMAKEIVDAWIGKPSKRYNMWIEMKKRFELSISDRKSRSSSERSSQDCGYSSEHNISSSSLPSTPEGSEVACSEGCCNHERDCHDIRPSDKLVHSNSSISLLKERGGGLTLTQMLEDSYLSDDEEKESYIPAEEVLEFKSRMCQVLEKRQELRQTLRKRFAILCSHHKPFIIPN is encoded by the exons ATGATTTTCTACGTGGTAG AGAATTCGATAGCGATGGCGAAGCTAGTAAACGTTTGGCGGGACGATGACCCGGTCGATTTGACGCGAAGACAAATGCCGTTGATTGTCGATGAAAATCTTACG ATGATTATGGATATAAATGGTTTGGGAGCAATCTGTGATAGTCCATTAGTCCGTGGCAAACACCTTGATGAATTTACTAGAAAACTTGATATGCTCACAAAAGAGGAGATTAAAGCTTCCTTTGAAGTTACTTGCAAGGATATGCTTGCTATTTTGGGTCAAGCTGTACCATGCGTTGGATGTAGGAGGAG TGTTGAAAGATTGTTCTATGACCTCATGAAATCAGGACATCCAGCATTAGACCCTTTGGTAATTACACCTGAAGGTTTATTATCGATAAAAGACGATGTTTTAGAATCACCGCAATTACTTTGTACCATGTTACAAGGACACAG TACTAGGTTAAATAGTTTAGTTGAAAGACAACCCAGAAATAAAAAGTCACGAAGATGTGTATTGCACTCGTTAGAAATTCAGCGCATGAAACCTCTTCCCAGTGCATGGAAAGAAGTATGGGATTGTATGGAACTTCCATGTCGTCAAGAACTTGCTTTAATAGAAACTGATACTCTTGAAGCCACTCTAGATACATATTTGCGTAAACATCG ATTCTGTGGCGAATGTCGAACAAAGGTATTATTGGCGTCTTCTCTACTAACGACAGAACCTGAACCAGCAAAAGAAAAAGGCTATGTTGCTGCTTTATACTCTGGTATTAAACGTTGTATACGCGATAGACATGTACATTTACCTACGAACACGGATTATATTAGTACCCTTATCGGACGTGCTCAACCTGAACTCATGGGAAG ggAACGACATGCAAAGACACTGGAAATTGCTCAGGAAGAGGTACTTACGTGTTTAGGAATATGTGTTGCCGAACGTTTGCATAGAGTCCATAGGCGGTTAAGAGAAGAAGAAACAGTTTGCAAAGTATTAGCTGCTGTTGCAGTGGATGCACTGTCTAGGAATTTTCAA ATGGCTGTAGAAGTTAAACAAGGTATTTCTCAACTAGAACTCCTTTATGAAGAGTTAACACGAGAAGAAATAGCAAAACAACAGCGACGAGAAAAATTACGTTTGAAAcgcaagaagaagaaagaacgtCGATATGAGactgaagaaaaagaaaatgcaTGTGAT TGTTCAAGCAAAAGGCAAAGTGGTAACAGTGATACACCTTGTGTTTGTGCAGATTTAAAACCCACGACACAAAATATAGATCGACATAAG CTACAAGTATTAGATCCAAAAAACAAGAGATCACCAACTTGTAAATGTCCGGATTGTGTAAAGAAATCAAAATCTAgtatatcacaatcacaaaatcaaactcAGTTAGCATTCCCCAAAAAATCATCAAATATGCAAAAAAGTACAGTTAAGAAAGGTTCTTCCGAATCAAAGGCAAAAATTGTTTCAAATCaaacaaaaaagaataataCCCCTGTGAAAAATCTTTCTGAAGAAGAATTTTTTGAATCATGTGAATCGTGTAAG GACTTTTCCGAGAAGATTGATCACTGGCATAGTTTAGAAGACTGTAAAGATCCAATGGCTAAGGAGATAGTAGATGCTTGGATAGGAAAACCAAGCAAAAGATACAACATGTGGATAGAGATGAAGAAACGTTTTGAGTTATCAATCTCAGATAGGAAAAGTCGTTCCTCGAGTGAACGGTCGTCTCAAGATTGTGGTTATTCTTCAgaacataatattagtagttCTTCTCTTCCTAGTACTCCAGAAGGATCGGAAGTAGCGTGCAGTGAGGGATGTTGTAATCATGAGAGAGATTGTCATGATATACGGCCATCTGATAAACTTGTTCATTCCAATTCCAGTATCTCTTTACTCAAAGAAAGAGGTGGAGGTTTAACGCTTACACAGATGTTAGAA GACTCCTACTTATCAGACGACGAAGAGAAAGAAAGTTATATTCCAGCTGAAGAAGTTCTGGAATTTAAATCTCGAATGTGCCAAGTTCTTGAAAAACGACAAGAACTTCGTCAGACACTTAGAAAACGTTTTGCTATTTTATGCAGTCACCACAAACCCTTTATCATTCCTAATTAA
- the LOC100883107 gene encoding gametogenetin-binding protein 2-like isoform X3 — MAKLVNVWRDDDPVDLTRRQMPLIVDENLTMIMDINGLGAICDSPLVRGKHLDEFTRKLDMLTKEEIKASFEVTCKDMLAILGQAVPCVGCRRSVERLFYDLMKSGHPALDPLVITPEGLLSIKDDVLESPQLLCTMLQGHSTRLNSLVERQPRNKKSRRCVLHSLEIQRMKPLPSAWKEVWDCMELPCRQELALIETDTLEATLDTYLRKHRFCGECRTKVLLASSLLTTEPEPAKEKGYVAALYSGIKRCIRDRHVHLPTNTDYISTLIGRAQPELMGRERHAKTLEIAQEEVLTCLGICVAERLHRVHRRLREEETVCKVLAAVAVDALSRNFQMAVEVKQGISQLELLYEELTREEIAKQQRREKLRLKRKKKKERRYETEEKENACDCSSKRQSGNSDTPCVCADLKPTTQNIDRHKLQVLDPKNKRSPTCKCPDCVKKSKSSISQSQNQTQLAFPKKSSNMQKSTVKKGSSESKAKIVSNQTKKNNTPVKNLSEEEFFESCESCKDFSEKIDHWHSLEDCKDPMAKEIVDAWIGKPSKRYNMWIEMKKRFELSISDRKSRSSSERSSQDCGYSSEHNISSSSLPSTPEGSEVACSEGCCNHERDCHDIRPSDKLVHSNSSISLLKERGGGLTLTQMLEDSYLSDDEEKESYIPAEEVLEFKSRMCQVLEKRQELRQTLRKRFAILCSHHKPFIIPN; from the exons ATGGCGAAGCTAGTAAACGTTTGGCGGGACGATGACCCGGTCGATTTGACGCGAAGACAAATGCCGTTGATTGTCGATGAAAATCTTACG ATGATTATGGATATAAATGGTTTGGGAGCAATCTGTGATAGTCCATTAGTCCGTGGCAAACACCTTGATGAATTTACTAGAAAACTTGATATGCTCACAAAAGAGGAGATTAAAGCTTCCTTTGAAGTTACTTGCAAGGATATGCTTGCTATTTTGGGTCAAGCTGTACCATGCGTTGGATGTAGGAGGAG TGTTGAAAGATTGTTCTATGACCTCATGAAATCAGGACATCCAGCATTAGACCCTTTGGTAATTACACCTGAAGGTTTATTATCGATAAAAGACGATGTTTTAGAATCACCGCAATTACTTTGTACCATGTTACAAGGACACAG TACTAGGTTAAATAGTTTAGTTGAAAGACAACCCAGAAATAAAAAGTCACGAAGATGTGTATTGCACTCGTTAGAAATTCAGCGCATGAAACCTCTTCCCAGTGCATGGAAAGAAGTATGGGATTGTATGGAACTTCCATGTCGTCAAGAACTTGCTTTAATAGAAACTGATACTCTTGAAGCCACTCTAGATACATATTTGCGTAAACATCG ATTCTGTGGCGAATGTCGAACAAAGGTATTATTGGCGTCTTCTCTACTAACGACAGAACCTGAACCAGCAAAAGAAAAAGGCTATGTTGCTGCTTTATACTCTGGTATTAAACGTTGTATACGCGATAGACATGTACATTTACCTACGAACACGGATTATATTAGTACCCTTATCGGACGTGCTCAACCTGAACTCATGGGAAG ggAACGACATGCAAAGACACTGGAAATTGCTCAGGAAGAGGTACTTACGTGTTTAGGAATATGTGTTGCCGAACGTTTGCATAGAGTCCATAGGCGGTTAAGAGAAGAAGAAACAGTTTGCAAAGTATTAGCTGCTGTTGCAGTGGATGCACTGTCTAGGAATTTTCAA ATGGCTGTAGAAGTTAAACAAGGTATTTCTCAACTAGAACTCCTTTATGAAGAGTTAACACGAGAAGAAATAGCAAAACAACAGCGACGAGAAAAATTACGTTTGAAAcgcaagaagaagaaagaacgtCGATATGAGactgaagaaaaagaaaatgcaTGTGAT TGTTCAAGCAAAAGGCAAAGTGGTAACAGTGATACACCTTGTGTTTGTGCAGATTTAAAACCCACGACACAAAATATAGATCGACATAAG CTACAAGTATTAGATCCAAAAAACAAGAGATCACCAACTTGTAAATGTCCGGATTGTGTAAAGAAATCAAAATCTAgtatatcacaatcacaaaatcaaactcAGTTAGCATTCCCCAAAAAATCATCAAATATGCAAAAAAGTACAGTTAAGAAAGGTTCTTCCGAATCAAAGGCAAAAATTGTTTCAAATCaaacaaaaaagaataataCCCCTGTGAAAAATCTTTCTGAAGAAGAATTTTTTGAATCATGTGAATCGTGTAAG GACTTTTCCGAGAAGATTGATCACTGGCATAGTTTAGAAGACTGTAAAGATCCAATGGCTAAGGAGATAGTAGATGCTTGGATAGGAAAACCAAGCAAAAGATACAACATGTGGATAGAGATGAAGAAACGTTTTGAGTTATCAATCTCAGATAGGAAAAGTCGTTCCTCGAGTGAACGGTCGTCTCAAGATTGTGGTTATTCTTCAgaacataatattagtagttCTTCTCTTCCTAGTACTCCAGAAGGATCGGAAGTAGCGTGCAGTGAGGGATGTTGTAATCATGAGAGAGATTGTCATGATATACGGCCATCTGATAAACTTGTTCATTCCAATTCCAGTATCTCTTTACTCAAAGAAAGAGGTGGAGGTTTAACGCTTACACAGATGTTAGAA GACTCCTACTTATCAGACGACGAAGAGAAAGAAAGTTATATTCCAGCTGAAGAAGTTCTGGAATTTAAATCTCGAATGTGCCAAGTTCTTGAAAAACGACAAGAACTTCGTCAGACACTTAGAAAACGTTTTGCTATTTTATGCAGTCACCACAAACCCTTTATCATTCCTAATTAA